Proteins from a single region of Macadamia integrifolia cultivar HAES 741 unplaced genomic scaffold, SCU_Mint_v3 scaffold1238, whole genome shotgun sequence:
- the LOC122063183 gene encoding G-type lectin S-receptor-like serine/threonine-protein kinase At1g11410, with protein MLNYAQSGAIKKRQRQRSFLFDFKTGTRCNKKYSGMNGLENNETKSELPFIEVDVPAATDNFSPNNKLGEGGFGAIYKGCLFNGKKIADKRLSSHSGQGMEEFKTEVLLIAKLQHRNLVKLLACSLEEEEKMLIYEYMPNKSLDFFIFGMFLSIPP; from the exons ATGTTAAACTATGCTCAATCAGGGGCCATTAAGAAGCGGCAGAGACAACGATCATTCTTATTTGATTTCAAAACTGGTACAAGatgtaataaaaaatattctggAATGAATGGGCTTGAAAACAATGAGACGAAATCTGAATTACCATTCATTGAAGTAGATGTTCCAGCTGCCACCGATAATTTCTCTCCCAATAATAAGCTTGGAGAAGGCGGTTTTGGTGCTATCTATAAG GGTTGCTTGTTCAACGGGAAGAAGATAGCTGATAAAAGATTATCTAGTCATTCAGGGCAAGGAATGGAAGAGTTTAAAACTGAAGTTCTATTGATTGCCAAACTTCAACATAGAAATTTGGTTAAGCTCCTTGCTTGTAGCCtcgaggaagaagaaaagatgttAATCTATGAGTACATGCCCAACAAAAGCTTGgactttttcatttttggtatGTTTCTCTCCATACCaccttaa